The region CGTCTGTGCATTTTAATCCagtcttttcaaaatgtgtacatGTAAAACCGTTAAACActtctttgaaaatgtttttatttcttcaggcTTCTCTTAgccttttaatcaaataaatCCGTTACGTTCTGTTCCTCATTTGTTCAGATTCGTACAAGGTGCTGGTACTGTAAATTGCTTTGCAGTTTTAAGGTGTGACAGAAGTAGAGATGTCACATTTGATCAATGGATGCACAGCAATATGGCACCACACGTTGAttctcctctttgtttttttcctcgtTCACAGAGCCAAGGTTCCCAGGACAGCATATGTTTGATCAACAGAGCCCAGCTCCGCTCATGAATAATAACCACCCTCTTCCTGGCCAGAATCCCATGGCTTTCAACCAGCCAGGGCCAGGGTTTAACCCACAAGGACAGCAACCGATGTTCCAGCGGGATCCCATGAGACCAAACCTCCTTCCTCAGGGTCCCTTGGGCATGTCCAACTTAAACCAGCCTGGACCTGCCAATCCTAGACCTTTTATGCCTCAGCGACAGCAGTTTCCTCAACCAGGGCCGCCTTTTCAACATCAGTTTGGTATGCAGGTACGACCGAGAGTAAGTGAAGCCGCTAGCTTTTTATGAAATATGGttactaaatgtatttttaatccaCTATCCTAATCTGTCTTCAGAATCAATTTGCTGTTGAAtttttttggtagttttttcCCTTATTTCCTTTATTAGAAATCCATTCACAATGAGATTTGGTGGGGGTGTATGTCAAGGCTAGAGGTCATATTCTTCTTCTGTTCATCTGTGAAGGTTTTTGGACCTAGTGGTAGCCTAGACTGCCCTCTAGTGTTTAATATTTACCAAAGAGGTCAGTTTCAGTTTCACTGTGCCGAGGCTGCTTTAGATGCGATTCATCCTAAAGCCACAAGAACAGATTTAAACACGCGGACTATGTTCTTGTCCCAGATTAAAAAGTAGTCTTCGAAAGCATTCTAAATATTTCTTAGCTCTCTTCTTAGCACTCATATCTTTGAAATGGATGCTTATTTTGCATAATTAGTAACTTCTAAGAGTTACGAAAATATGGAGAAGTCTTCttagttttttgttttgctttattcaaagactcaaagtgatttactgtatttgagTTTCAAGGATTCTGTTTTTCTGGATAGGTTTACATCACTATCATCCTTACTTGGTTGAATTTTAGCATGCTCTGATCATAGAGATGTGAATAGAAGATACTAACAAAGCTAATAATTAAAGCCCCTTTTACCAGGGGGTCCAAAATCAAAAgtggtacattttaaatgagcCGTTTTCTGAGTGACTGGTTCGCCCGTGTCATGCAGCTCTGCTTCCTTTTTCCATTAAAGGGGTTGATGCATCCCCCACTGCATTCCCAGCCTCCTCACCACGAGCAGCAGCCACAGCACCATCTGCACCAGTCTCTCCAGCACCAGCACCAGCATCAGCATCAGCACCAGCATCAGCATCAGCATCAGCACCAGCACCACCCTGtggcacagcgccccctgctgcacGGACAGCAGCCGCCCTTCAGACAACAGCTGCACAATATACAGCCCCAGATCAATCCCAGAATGCAACATCCCCAGTTACGTACAGCGCCCATTAAACCAAGAATGGTAAGTAGCAGGGTGGTCCATGGGTCTCTTGACTATGCACAGAACATTATTTGAATGTTTGCTCCTGTTTTTTACTCCTTGCTCCAATTTTCCTTACTTTAACGATACACTGCTTGAATTTTTCAAAAGATACTGCAACACTATGGGGAAAAGCAATTGTTGTTCCCTGTTAAGTAAGCAGAAGCAATCAACCTATTAAACCACAATGTGAAGCACGTTAATAAAATAGTCTAATTTAGACCTCGGTACTTCATGAGTGGCTGTAAACATGAGGGGTTGTAAAATTTGTGAGCATCTCTGAGACATCTTGGCATCTGCTGTCATTAGATCCCGATGGTTTGGACAGCAGACGTGGTCAACCAATTATATTGCTTATTTTTGGTTTCATAGCTTCAGCTGAATTCTGAAAATGTACAGAAACACTCCAGGACCACAATGCATAAGTCACTCTAAATTATGCAGTGCTATGCAATTGTGTAAGAATTTCATGAGTGATCAGTTTGCCTGCACAGAATGatcaagtaataagtttattccatgctgaaaagagaagaaagcaaacacaaagtttcgtcTGTTTTACCATCCTAGATCaatactttttatatatataatgtgtGTGGTAATGCtagatttaaaagcattttgtatattttgtatacaGGTAGGCCAGTGCTTCCAAAGCATGCAGGTGTAGAACAggacttaatgcatttttatacaaaaattcgtattctatattctggtcgcttgcagattagaatggcatatgtttagcaataatattatttatggtacctgaaagtttcaggttgttgcacaaagctaaggtatgcgtatacgtgctctgacaactggaatcaatttcctgtcGTTAAAAAGTAACTGTTTTACTGTTACACTATTTTACCCCCTGCATATAAAAGAGTGTTAACAGTTCAGTTAGAACTGAGTTTACATGTCAAAAAGTAATGTTTGAATCCATCACAAATACACagattcttcatttttttaatgcagctaTGTTGCAACAtggctttcagttttttttcccccattgctAGACTCAAGGAGTAGTGCTACTCACTTGTAGGATACCTGAAACTACACCTAGTCAATCTCATGTAAAGTCCCAAGATTGACCACCTGAGGGACTGGTACCACACAACAACTGTAGGTGTTAACACAGTTGGGTACTGTTAAAGTTTCTTATGCCTGAGTTCCTGGGAGCTGTATAGTGACATTTGTTTCATCATGAGCCAGTAACATGGGCTGCACTGCTATTTTGGTCATATGTATTATGGCAAGTCCCTGGAAGTAGACAAACGGTGGTATGGTTCAGCATGTGTTTATAGGAGAGACGTTAAGATATTGGTTGAAATTGCTGTAAGGGAACATCTTTCTGGGTAATAGTGCATCATAACTTTTGGGCTATTTAGAGCAGTTTTGGGAGTGCACTTATTGCCAAGGCAATCTCACTGCACAGGATCACTTCAGATTCTTCACATAACCAAAACCGAACCCTCATCTTGTCCTGTCTGATCTCAATCTTGTGTCTGGGTTTACCTTTACAAGTTTTCAAGTGTTTCATTGTATTACGAAAAGAAATGACTTCTGAGGGCGATACGCATCCAGACTAGGCAGGATGACTGATGACTGGTGAAGTCATAGGAAAGGTTCTCCTGGGGATCGCTCTTGTCCAGCTCAAGAATCTTTGTCCTTTCTTCCCAGAATGCACCACCTCCAAACGTGATCAAGCCTCCTATCCAGCAAGTACAGGTTCTTCCCCAGCGCAATAGTAACCTGCGCGAACTCCCCGTCGCACCCGCCAACGTGAACGTCAACAGCAGCCGCCCGACGTCGGCCCCTGCCGCGCAGGTGAGGCCTGTTGCCAGGCCGGCGCAGACTGCCCGGCCCCAGCCCGACGCCAGAGGGCCGCCCGCCGCCCGGCCCCAGCCCCCTGCCCGGCCCCAGCCCGCGGTCAAGGCCGAGGCAGCTCTCAGAGCGGCGGTGAAGAACACGGTTCAGAAGGTCAAAAAGGAGCCGCCGGTTGTGCAGCCTACCCCTCCGCAGAAATGTGAAGCAGAGGTTAGTGTGGCTTTGTCGCTTTTATATTGTTTGTGCAAACAAGGAGGTACTTTTAGTTACAAGCGCATATTGTTAATGCCTTAGAAAGTGATTTTTAATTTGAGATTAAGTGTACGGTTGTTTATTCAGAATTCAGTAAAGAATAAGAAACTGTAAAAGTCCAATTTTATACCGTAAGTCACTTGTTGAAATGACTGAATTTCATCTAATATTGTATATCTTTTACGATATGATTTATGTACGTCTATGCGTTTGTATTACAGTTCAGTCCGTGCAGCAACTTAAAAATTCCTGTAGCCTTTAAATCGTTATAATGACAAATGTCAGTTGCCcatttttccctttttgttgAATGCAGCTTTGTGAGACGTTCCATCCCTTGGGAAATGGGTGTGTTTTATAGGGGATATATAGAGGTGACTTAAAGATAAAAGAACGATATTTACCAGTGTAGTCTTTCTAGAATTTTAATACCCTCTTTAACTGTCAGTAATGGAGACTCCTACACTCAACAAATAAAGTTCAAGGTCAGGTAGATTGAGTGAGAGCTGTTCATTAGACCCAATTATTAGGTCACAAATGAGATGGATCTCTGAAAATGCAGTTAGAAAAATCAATACCTCTGGTCAGAGTTCTTTTAGAGGTTTCTCTCTTCTCTGCTGTTGTGGACCATTGATGTTCATGGGATTTGCATTTAAGCAtctcttctttttcattttaaagcaggtggTCCTACTTTTGTGTAGATAACTGAAATATTGATTTATGAAAATTTacgtaatgttttaattttacatgttttgttcaACGTAAAATCATTTTGCAATGAATGTTTACCACTGTACCTTTCAATAATATGAAAACCTTTAATTTAGTGGACACTGTATGCATGAAAATAggtattttttttgtcatgttcATTATACTTTGTAATTTTAACCCTTGGTAAACTGCTGCAACTGAAGAGTTTATATTTAATGATATAATTGAACATGTACTTTCAGTAATCTAATAATATGTGAAAATGGGAATCTAAAGATATTACAATGCAATACAGGAAGTGGTTAAAATACATCTTTCCCCCAGAGCCTTAAGAGAGTAAGTAACGTACAGTGTCTGTAGGTTTtctaatcaaaaagtgaaacgAGGAAGACAAAGACGCCGAACTATGATGTCAAAACATCATCATAATACTTACAGCGaatgttttaaatttgaaattgcATAAGCTGTCCAAACTGTAATTCAGGTGTAGTCAAATACCGaagttgttcattttttttttccattgcagGAGTTTGGAAGACCTTATACTTTTTTCCAACAAAATTCAGTtctgttattaaagatttcatTTTACATAGAACTGTGAATTGGAACAGATATGAAGGTCTGAGCTTTGACCGTCCGGTAGTGGGGAACTGAATTCGCCTCATTGTCAGGCCTCTAGTCTCATCCATTTTCCGTATCCTTGTAGATTCCGGACGAGGATGAAGAAACCAGGCTCTATCGGTTAAAAATAGAGGAGCAGAAGCGTCTGAGAGAAGAGATCCTGAAACAAAAAGAGCTGAGAAGGCAGCTGCAAGCTGGCATGAGAAAGAAAGAACTGCTGGAACGAATCACGAGCCAGTATCagccacagcagcagcagcaacaacagccaCCTCTGCAACCTCAGCCCCCTGTACAGCTGCAACAGCAGCAGCCATCTCAGACCCAAAACACGCCGCTGCCCCCTTCTAACGGCGTTCAGCAGGCGCCCCAGCCCGGAGCCGTGCCGCGACAGAATGTGAAGAACCGCCTGCTGCTGAAAAAGCCCCCGGCACAGGGGTGGCCTGGTGTGCCCCAGCAGAACGTGAGGCCCCAGCAGTCTGGGCTAAACTTGCAGACTCAGTGGCCGACCCGGAAAAATGTAAACCAGTTCAATCAGGCCAGGCAAGGACCCCAATTCCCGACCCCGCAGGCTCAGCCCAAACCTGCGGCCGTGTCAGCTGTGCccgggcagcagcagcagagtgCTGGGAGGGAGGCGTTTGGACAAGGCAGGCCGCAGGAGCTGAAGCCTGGTGTGAAAAGGACTGTAATGCAGAGATCCAACAGTGGGGGGAGAGATGGGCCACATGGTGTCACAAAAGTCAGGGTAGTCAAGATATTAGGAGGGGtaagtacatttttatttgaggTGGTTGCCACTGTGTTCAGGTTTCGAAACGGTAATATGCTGAGGGATTTTAAAACATGGGATGTTGTACAGGATTTTTTTGTAACTTGAATAGTTAAATGCGCTGCTCTCCTGGGATCTTAATTTGTGTTTAATCCTGATTTATTACCCTAATGTTCTGAGCCAACCTGGGCTGTGCAATTAGGCAGCTTAGATTCCACAAGCTTATAGCCAGGGCCAGGCACATAGCGGTGTGGGTAGGCTGAAGTCGGCCAGGGTTTCCCCACCACGACCCTTGTGGCTTGCTGTCACTGCTGTGACAGAGCAGTGGTATCAGGACCTGCGGAAGTCCTCAAATTGATGGTTCCTCCACCTGCAGTGTGTTGTGTAGGTGAGCTGTGTGAAAAATGGTGGGTGGCTCAGACAGTGCTGATTTTGCAGGAAGGATTAGTGCTATGCTTCATCAGACTTTCCAGTGTAAGCTTCCTTGAATTCTTGTAGTACATGAGAAAATAACATAAGACATGTGAAATCAGTTTAGCTTTGAGTGTTTTTTCAATTTGTTCTGGTCTGGTGCAAATTGGACTTTTCCGTCTGTTCTAACGCTTATGTTCGTGATTACATAATGTGCTGCTGTTCTTCTCTTCACGTCTGAAGCAGGAGGTTGAAATTTTGAAAATCAGTGCTTTTTTGAAGGTTCAAGCATGAAGCTTTTCAATGAAAACCTGTAGGACTTTGTGTTCAatgtaaaagtatttttcaaCTTGGTCTCTGTTTGCCAAGGCCATGTGTTGCTTTAAAAGAGCAGGGTGACAGGAATCTAGATTTTGATATTGCAGATCCACTCTGTTCACAGATTGATCTACTGTACTTCAAACGCTAAACTCGGGGAACATCCACATGTTGCGATGAAAACAATCCTGTATGCTAATGCGATTTATTGAATTGAGCAATTTGAGTACTGAATGTTTTAACAACCTCAATTCTTGTAATTAAAATGGGACGGGTGTAGCCAAGTTTTGTTTAGACTTAATGATGGTATTGTGATAAGTTTTTGTCATAAAAATCCTTTTTATAATCATCTTGCACAAATGCTGTAAAGCCAGAATTATGCTGTCAATAAAGATAACTTGGTGTCAGTGGTAATAGAAACTTGCGCGGAAATATTTGTAGGCAGTGGAATCAGTGGCAGCACCTTTGACAGTGAGGAATAGCCCTGCTGAAAGGCAGATTCACAGGATGCTGCCCTGGGACGTTGTTCTGCTGTCCTTCTCAGCAGCCTGACAATGTTATCTTTCCTTTCAGTTTTGAGCATCAAACATCTTTCAGGTGTACAGAAATTAATGTCATCCGACGACATGCAATTAATCTTTTACGGAGACTCTATAATACCTGTGAAGAAAGAGTTGCCAGTTTGGCGGATTTGGATTTTGGAGCTTAGCCATAGATAAgggaaattaatttttcatcAAGAATAATACAGGCTAACAGGACCACAAAGCCTGAGGGAAAACGGATGGGGGAATTTGTCAAGTGTTGTCACTCCAATATAATGCTGCTTAGCATTTGATAGGTGTAATCAAGGGTTGTGATTTCTATGGAGAGGGATTAATCAATTTGCACTCTGCTGAATGCAGGTTGGTGATAGCGCTTCTTGCTGGGGCTGAAGAATGAAAATAAGATTTGATCTGTCAGATTCCGAGAGGACTTTGGGAAGACTCTTTCTCAGACGACATCAAAATGAATTCCTACGCaattgtaaatgaaaatgtatcgCTGACAGATGCTTTCATTTAACACTCAAAGTCTTCTATTGAGAAAGAAAAACTTCACCGTGCAAAAGGGAACACATCAGAATCCCACATATATAATCATAGTAATTGAAATACAGCTAAATTGTTTAGAAAAGTATTGTTGCAGTCTTCAATTTCCATTCCTGTAGCGTAATTAAGCATCCTGTCTTTTATGCTGTCATCTCTGTTATTATGGAGTTCTGCTGTTATGGAGTATCATATTAGTTATTCTGAGCCCTGTAAGTTGTTTATGCTTACAAGGTTCTCATTAAGGTTTTACAGTGGGAGGCTTCACAGTAGGAAGGTGAGAGGCCATATGCAGCCTGGGAAGGTCACAAGGACAGAAGCATGTTGCGGTAGACTGTGAGGAGAGCATGGCACTGCTAAAAGTTTCCAGTGTTTCTTGGGAAATAGTGGATTTGTGTTGCTGTTGAGGTTTAAACAAGACTATAAGAAACATAATGTTACATttcttggttgtttttttataaattaagcTTTAGAATCCTAACAGCTCTGGTTTATTTTTGATTAAGGGTGAGCTTCCCAGCTTTTCTTTAATACACACAAGATGAGATCAGTGTTCATAAGCTATTCTGTAAACAAGTTTCTGTCATTTAAACTTGATTATTTTATGTCCTGTTGCCTTTGCTATAGTTAGTTATTGTAAACATTAAATTTACATTCGTTCAACTACAAAACTCTCGGAACATTTTAACTTCAGGCATGATCCCTGAACGGTGCAATTGAAGAATATTGGTTGTAAAAGTATAGAAATTTagatttttacttttactgATACCTCTGTTTGGTTTCCCATCTTTGATTTGAAGCAGTGTCAGCAGAAAGTAGTTTTcactgattttattaaatgcttCCATCTTTTGcacaaaactgcaaaaaacCTTGAACAATAATTCTGTCATAAACATTTTGAATCAGATTCCCTCACAGTTATCTATTATCGTATGATTAAAGATTTGGTtggctgtttaaaaatataaattgctcTGTTGAAGTCTTAGGAATTTGCACTCAATTATAAAAACCTAATTGAGGAATCAGctcagagtatttttatttccagGCAGGTTGTGCAGCATTTGGATTCATTATCAAGAGAACATAATTCCTGGCAGAACTAGAAAAATGTTGAGCAAAAACTTTCGTGCATTTAGCATGTTTACTGACTTCTCCAGTGCTAGAATCATTTATTAAATGTGCAACAGCTACACTGTCACTGACTATCAGTAGGCACTCAGAATAACATACCAAAAATAGCACAACATAATTAGAAAAATCAGTGCACACTTTATGGGCAGGTCTTGTGTAGATCTGAACTAGGGAGTGTGCTGTAACATGGAGTAGCTGGGTTAGCCACATTCGTTTTTCTCAGTGGTCAAGTGGTCTAATGAAATGCTGTTTTATATTCTGTACTGAGCCCTAGCATATTTAAATGAGCAGTCTCAACACTTAGGTAATACTACTATAAGAGAGCTCATGATTGAGTATTCATAACCATGACCCTGATTTTCGTGTTGAAGGTTGATATTTATACCTTGGCTGTTCCTAATTGGAAAATGGGCGGTTTGTATATTTTGGAACGTATGCCTTTTAATATGACAGCTCTCTATTTTTCCTCTGTTTTAACCATTGTATATCcaattttagatttattttgtttaaagtcACATTACCACTAGCATCAGAAAgcttttaaaacttgtttgaaGTCGcacaaaaaataatctgttttttgttgtttagtaATTAAGGCACAGAGACATCTTACAAATTTTATACATCAGAGTGGAATTCATAGTAGTATATTTTAAGCAGCAGCAAGATTGGAAAAATGTTCTCTCTCCATCTGGAAGAAGTGACATCTGGGTGCATTTTGTGTTACATATTTTAAGCTGGGATTGGTGAAACTGTACCTTTTCCTGGTTTAAAGGTAGTAGACAAAACTTTCACATAGTTTGCTGAGCTATCAATAGGCgttcaaagaaaaagagaaatggtTGTAAATCAAAAAAGGTTAATTCACTGGCATAAAAGTTAAGGGTATATCTAGAGGTTCAGTGCTGCATGTTTTGTAACCTAGGTATTTACCAGGGTACATTTGTGCTAgagaatataatttttaaagttCTCGCAGTCCAGATTTTAATAAGCACTTCCCATGAGAGTCTCCCTGCAGAGCATCAGCAAAGTGTAACTTGTTTTCCTGAGCATTTTTGACCTCTTGTTACACAGGCCAAGAAGAAGCAAGCAATCCTGAACTTTTCTGTCCTTAAGAAATCTTCGCACTCAGGGTACTCATTCAGAGAGTTATCATAGCTTCATGCCTACTTTGATTGCCTCAAAGCAAAAGCTTCTAAGCACCACAAATACGAAATGTAGTACttaacattaataaaacaaaattcataCACGTTTCTCCATCAACAGGAATCATCACTTGAGGTTATTACTTTGATATTACGGTTTTGTGCCTTACTTCTTGACTTGTATTGATTAACCATTAACCGTGTGCCATTGTCCTGATGGTAGATGACAGAGCAAGGGGAGACTGTTAAGTCCCAAGGTGTTTAATCTACAGGGGGAAGAAGAACCTGACTACACTGATCcagtgcagcagcagcagcagcagcagcaacagaggATCCAGCCTCCACCTCAGCAACAGAGGCAGCCAGTGCAGCAGCAGAGGCAGGTGCCTCTGCGGAAGGTAACCATGGGCAGGGCACCAGTCCAGCACCTGCAGCAACAAAAGCAGAACCAGCAGCAAGCAGGCCTGCAGGGAGGGAGAGGCACTTTTGGCATTCAGTCTCAAAACAGGGTGAGTTACCCACACAGCCTCCCTCCCCCAGTACAGTAGTCCTTTCTCTGATCATTAGTTGGGTCCTGAGAAAATCAgaccttttctaaaaaaaagaacatatatGCTGGGTGTATGAAGAAAGTAACAATTTAACTGTTTATTTCACATAATTATTTATAACAATGGGAATTTTATTTGATCGGGGGGGGGAAAAGATTCTTGCCATAGACTGTAAATGGCGATGGTCTCCACGCAGGGACACTTGACAAGCACCACTTGGCCCGTTCCATGATGTTGGAGAAAGCAGCTTAACTCCACAGATCTGATTCCTCAAACTTGACTGTTTTGGTTAGATGTTCATGACTCATTTGCAGTTGTTTGCGTTCTGCTTGAAGAAATTACCTACATCTTGTTTGTCTATTTTTAGTGGCGTGTTTGTAAAaccaaaaaaactttcaaaggtCCACATTTAGGGAGTTTCATGTGTTTCTGGTTTCAGTAGACATGTGGAATGTTACTCTGTTAGATTTGCAGTTTGTGTGTTGGATTCAGTTTCAGCCTTGAGATGAAGACTGGAGTACGTTGCTGTTTCAGCAAAGATCCACAGCGATTTTTCTTTTAGTACAAATCCGCTTGTAAAGATAAGCATGTAAAGCAGCTATGAAAAGTTGCCAGTGAATACTGGTTTCTGGACCCAGCTGCTGAGGCTTTTTTAGTTGGTGTTGACACatgcagtttgtctttcttacaTTTGGCCTACAGTATTGTACTTGCTTCCTAGGAGAGGAATCACATGGAGACGTTGAAAGAGTGACCGATACATAAATTAAAAGTTGGCAATTGTCTTACCATTTTTTGCATTcataatttttcattttgtggtGTGTGAATAACATTTATGTTGccattttgacacattttggaATGGCGTCTGATGGTTACTGTggaattttgtatatttttggtATTGTACTAAAAACAAAGTAACAAATTA is a window of Lepisosteus oculatus isolate fLepOcu1 chromosome 6, fLepOcu1.hap2, whole genome shotgun sequence DNA encoding:
- the rbm33a gene encoding RNA-binding protein 33 isoform X4, with product MAANARDDEFDQFDKPGAERSRRRRTGDDDLDSDLEYDLLDDDWLTAKKNPSDMSDEELNDDLLQSDEEDQNISAQGMTVSLNTTATLVSSFDLNEQSLEDADYTDGNENLEAEDYEGGEGVEGYSQEEYAEQYEATDAELAEDQIEYTGEQAEEEIYNGEVLDIEINDPLDDEFQDDEYSQDYHSQQTVLQVQVETPNEAEDEQATPSTQAVDPEEMENETEQEQQLREESDEEEEEDEESGRQRFKTERKDVTVIRLSDAASKRRNIPETLELSEEAKAALLEFEEKERQRKMGRFGGRGRVRGRGRGRGGNFSGFGLGDFRNDGPDKGRMNEQRPPLLHMPMAMQQQHSRVPPQQQQQLPPPPQRSHFQEPGPQRSSAPQPLIPPHQAHRSSPPQGTPVRPQIEGPRLTSPPPPAHSPQQPKNIHINPHFRGPVSSHVQVPLMPAQNQPRPAVVPQRFPGPPEFQQHVPGNFNHPPRPHHPEPWRGPPPPQERDPFFIGEPRFPGQHMFDQQSPAPLMNNNHPLPGQNPMAFNQPGPGFNPQGQQPMFQRDPMRPNLLPQGPLGMSNLNQPGPANPRPFMPQRQQFPQPGPPFQHQFGMQVRPRGLMHPPLHSQPPHHEQQPQHHLHQSLQHQHQHQHQHQHQHQHQHQHHPVAQRPLLHGQQPPFRQQLHNIQPQINPRMQHPQLRTAPIKPRMNAPPPNVIKPPIQQVQVLPQRNSNLRELPVAPANVNVNSSRPTSAPAAQVRPVARPAQTARPQPDARGPPAARPQPPARPQPAVKAEAALRAAVKNTVQKVKKEPPVVQPTPPQKCEAEIPDEDEETRLYRLKIEEQKRLREEILKQKELRRQLQAGMRKKELLERITSQYQPQQQQQQQPPLQPQPPVQLQQQQPSQTQNTPLPPSNGVQQAPQPGAVPRQNVKNRLLLKKPPAQGWPGVPQQNVRPQQSGLNLQTQWPTRKNVNQFNQARQGPQFPTPQAQPKPAAVSAVPGQQQQSAGREAFGQGRPQELKPGVKRTVMQRSNSGGRDGPHGVTKVRVVKILGGGEEEPDYTDPVQQQQQQQQQRIQPPPQQQRQPVQQQRQVPLRKVTMGRAPVQHLQQQKQNQQQAGLQGGRGTFGIQSQNRVVMQGRGRVGAGQMGRGRLMPNKQNMRVVETQPCIVSIEGLSSSTTDVQLKNLLMSVGPIQHNIIGEQGQIHIKSRESLTWRESPGLVERWKPDLVVRINY